In a genomic window of Flavobacterium sp. KACC 22761:
- a CDS encoding GNAT family N-acetyltransferase, producing MNNIKLIKDNIDNLTTLWKTVATPLLSYHKNDPFQFSQIKNSGWPNRLWFREDITEENLPQIFEIIKDHSGLVIPYWDIFGSNSNEIFEKNGFEIRNQLVAMALKLDEKFQLENNLTFKRVLNEKDSKTWSDIYPLSFNYIISKETLVHNYDNVKFYLVHFEEKPIGTLTLFQTENIMGIHGVGVIPEMRKRGFAEEIMKFAINEAIDADCEYAQLQASALGKNIYSRLGFKDLFIITNYFLSSNF from the coding sequence ATGAACAATATAAAACTCATAAAAGATAATATTGACAATCTTACCACGCTTTGGAAAACTGTTGCCACTCCTCTCCTTTCTTATCATAAAAACGATCCGTTTCAATTCAGTCAGATAAAAAACTCTGGCTGGCCAAACCGATTATGGTTTCGCGAAGATATCACTGAAGAAAATCTTCCGCAAATTTTTGAAATTATTAAAGACCATTCAGGTTTGGTGATTCCGTATTGGGATATTTTCGGAAGTAATTCAAATGAGATTTTTGAAAAAAACGGATTTGAAATTCGAAACCAACTTGTAGCGATGGCTTTAAAATTGGATGAAAAATTTCAACTTGAAAATAATCTTACTTTTAAAAGAGTTTTAAATGAAAAAGATTCGAAAACTTGGTCAGATATTTATCCGTTATCGTTTAATTATATAATCAGTAAAGAAACATTGGTACATAATTATGACAATGTAAAGTTTTATTTGGTTCATTTTGAAGAAAAACCAATCGGAACGCTTACTCTTTTTCAAACGGAAAATATCATGGGAATTCATGGTGTAGGCGTAATTCCCGAAATGCGCAAAAGAGGTTTTGCCGAAGAAATCATGAAATTTGCAATCAATGAAGCGATTGATGCTGATTGCGAATATGCACAGTTACAAGCGTCAGCTTTAGGAAAAAACATTTATAGCAGATTAGGTTTTAAGGATTTGTTTATCATTACGAATTACTTTTTAAGTTCCAATTTTTAG
- a CDS encoding DoxX family protein gives MKKAKIIFWTTTILIFLFEGVMPALTSQTEMAKEGIRHLGYPEYFGNALVVFKVLGVLALVIPQVPKNVKEWAYAGFGFDFIFASISHFAVDGMNFQSFFPLIILLILATSYIYYHKIERYKNIAL, from the coding sequence ATGAAAAAAGCAAAAATTATTTTTTGGACAACGACAATTCTAATTTTCTTATTTGAAGGCGTTATGCCGGCATTGACATCTCAAACAGAAATGGCTAAAGAAGGAATCAGACATTTAGGTTATCCTGAATATTTTGGGAATGCCTTAGTCGTTTTCAAAGTATTGGGCGTATTAGCATTAGTAATTCCGCAAGTTCCTAAAAATGTAAAAGAATGGGCTTACGCCGGATTCGGATTTGATTTTATATTTGCTTCCATTAGTCATTTTGCAGTTGACGGAATGAATTTTCAAAGTTTTTTCCCGTTGATTATTCTACTGATTTTAGCAACTTCATATATCTATTATCACAAAATCGAACGCTATAAAAATATAGCCTTATAA
- a CDS encoding DUF1440 domain-containing protein, with product MKSKSGAIFITGLIAGTLDVVAAITIYAGILDKTTGVKILQSIASGIFKKEAYSGGSQMALYGLLLHYFIAFTFTWFYFMIYPYFSFLKKNTLVSGIIYGVFVWIIMNLVVLPVVFPVLPEKHLDFPLFLSMIILICCIGTPIAFLHKKYLSLRQ from the coding sequence ATGAAATCAAAAAGCGGAGCCATTTTTATTACAGGATTAATTGCCGGAACTCTTGACGTTGTTGCTGCAATTACCATTTATGCTGGAATTCTCGACAAAACCACAGGAGTTAAAATTTTACAATCTATTGCAAGTGGCATCTTTAAAAAAGAAGCTTACTCGGGAGGTTCGCAAATGGCATTATACGGACTATTATTGCATTATTTTATAGCTTTTACTTTTACTTGGTTTTATTTTATGATTTATCCTTATTTTTCATTTTTGAAAAAAAACACCCTAGTATCTGGAATTATTTACGGTGTTTTTGTTTGGATTATAATGAATCTTGTAGTTCTTCCGGTTGTATTTCCTGTTTTGCCAGAAAAACATTTAGATTTTCCGTTATTCTTGTCTATGATAATTTTGATTTGCTGTATCGGAACTCCGATAGCCTTTCTTCATAAAAAATATCTATCGTTGCGACAATAG
- a CDS encoding DinB family protein: protein MKTEVQKNIVETFKKLNETLASFSEEELNTVPYKDSWTAGQTAQHIILACSGYPELFAGKTEKTIRKYQEFVPQLESIFLNFTTKMNAPDFLKPENKEYNKKSLTLAFQNIESDLLTATENYDLTVTCEDFQVPGFDKFTIFEWINFALVHTQRHTHQLNSIYKMLTKI from the coding sequence ATGAAAACCGAAGTACAAAAAAATATTGTTGAAACATTCAAAAAATTAAATGAAACCCTTGCTTCTTTTTCGGAAGAAGAATTAAATACAGTTCCATATAAAGACAGTTGGACAGCGGGACAAACTGCTCAACACATTATTTTGGCCTGTTCAGGCTATCCCGAATTATTTGCAGGAAAAACCGAAAAAACAATTCGAAAATATCAGGAATTTGTACCGCAACTGGAAAGCATTTTTTTAAATTTTACTACAAAAATGAATGCTCCAGATTTCCTAAAACCTGAAAATAAGGAGTATAACAAAAAATCGCTAACTTTAGCATTTCAGAATATCGAATCGGATTTACTTACGGCAACTGAAAATTATGACCTTACCGTAACCTGTGAGGATTTTCAAGTTCCAGGTTTTGATAAATTCACCATTTTTGAGTGGATCAATTTTGCTCTCGTTCATACGCAAAGGCATACACATCAATTAAACTCGATTTACAAAATGCTGACCAAAATATAA
- a CDS encoding MlaD family protein — protein MEKESGYTWKLGMFVSVGLLLFIMAIYFIGKQKNLFGQTFHLSSKFKTVSGLEVGNNVRFSGINIGTVEEIRIINDSSVIVSMVIKDEIRKFIKTDARASIGSDGLMGDKVLTISPGPKSTKIIEDNGTITSIDGIEMNDIMKSVKKSVDNVGVISEELAIFSHSMNNGNGALARLVRDDKMANSVTNTLSNLESGTKGFSENMEAAKSNFLFRGYFKKKEKEKEKKQEEQKEKKEEAAKEKEAKAKEEKEKQEKEKQDKQKAEDAKKEPEKNQ, from the coding sequence ATGGAAAAGGAATCTGGATATACTTGGAAATTAGGAATGTTTGTATCAGTTGGACTGTTGCTTTTCATTATGGCCATTTATTTTATTGGAAAACAAAAAAACTTATTTGGCCAGACTTTTCACCTTTCGTCAAAATTTAAAACCGTAAGTGGTTTAGAGGTCGGGAATAACGTTCGTTTTTCTGGAATCAACATTGGAACTGTCGAAGAAATCAGAATTATAAACGACTCTTCGGTAATTGTTTCAATGGTGATCAAAGACGAAATACGCAAGTTTATAAAAACCGATGCCCGTGCCAGCATTGGCTCAGACGGATTAATGGGCGACAAAGTACTGACAATTTCTCCAGGGCCAAAATCAACAAAAATCATTGAAGACAATGGCACAATTACATCTATTGACGGAATCGAAATGAACGACATCATGAAAAGCGTCAAAAAAAGTGTGGATAATGTAGGTGTGATTTCTGAGGAATTAGCCATTTTCAGCCACAGCATGAACAACGGAAATGGCGCTTTGGCAAGATTGGTAAGGGATGATAAAATGGCAAACAGTGTTACAAATACACTTTCAAACTTAGAAAGTGGTACAAAAGGTTTTAGCGAAAATATGGAAGCCGCAAAAAGCAATTTCCTTTTTAGAGGCTACTTCAAGAAAAAAGAGAAAGAAAAAGAAAAAAAGCAGGAAGAACAAAAAGAGAAAAAAGAAGAGGCTGCTAAAGAAAAAGAAGCCAAAGCTAAAGAAGAAAAAGAAAAGCAAGAAAAAGAAAAACAGGACAAACAAAAAGCGGAAGACGCTAAAAAAGAGCCTGAAAAAAACCAGTAA
- a CDS encoding TolC family protein, producing the protein MKNHITKIVVFAILITTLISCKVSKDIETPKDAFPENFRNAAVLKDTASIGDLEWKNFYTEKDIVQLIDSAIARNNDLQIAAKNIEIAQYRFTQSKWGNVPQVNLGINASSSNPSDNSFTGMNLNQALGAKHIDDFSAGATLSWEADIWGKIKNQKKGAFAAYLQSEEVKKALQTNIVANVSRGYYNLLMLDAQLDIARQNVKLNDSTTNIIKLKYDAGQTTSLAIQQSEAQKLNSEQLIPLLEQNIAIQENALSVLTGSFPSSKQRTALLNSVAIQNNNAVGIPASLVSRRPDVKSAELALKIANANVGITKADLYPTLRITAQGGVNSFETSTWFNIPASLFGTVAGGLTQPLLNNKRLKTQYNIAVAEREKAVINFRQSVLIAVSEVADALIVTEKLQQQETFLQQKVKTLQQAIKNANLLFKNGMAEYLEVLTAQANLLQSELELADIKRQQLTANTELYRALGGGWK; encoded by the coding sequence ATGAAAAATCATATAACCAAAATCGTGGTCTTCGCCATTCTGATCACGACCTTAATATCCTGTAAGGTATCAAAGGATATTGAAACACCAAAAGATGCATTTCCTGAGAATTTCAGGAATGCAGCTGTTTTAAAAGATACGGCTAGCATCGGTGATTTGGAATGGAAAAATTTCTATACCGAAAAAGATATTGTACAGCTAATTGACAGCGCAATTGCCCGAAACAACGATTTGCAGATTGCTGCTAAAAATATTGAAATTGCACAATACCGATTCACACAGTCAAAATGGGGAAATGTGCCTCAAGTTAACTTGGGTATAAATGCAAGTTCAAGCAATCCTTCAGACAATAGTTTTACTGGAATGAATTTGAATCAAGCTTTAGGTGCAAAACATATTGACGATTTCTCTGCAGGAGCAACACTTTCTTGGGAAGCTGATATTTGGGGAAAAATCAAAAACCAGAAAAAAGGCGCTTTTGCTGCATATCTTCAATCTGAAGAAGTGAAAAAAGCATTGCAGACTAATATTGTTGCCAATGTTTCAAGAGGATATTACAATCTTTTGATGTTGGACGCTCAGCTTGATATTGCAAGACAAAATGTGAAATTGAATGACAGCACAACCAATATCATCAAATTAAAATATGATGCAGGTCAAACCACTTCATTAGCAATTCAACAATCGGAAGCACAGAAATTAAATTCGGAGCAACTAATTCCGTTATTGGAACAAAATATTGCCATTCAGGAAAATGCTTTGAGTGTTTTGACGGGTTCTTTTCCTTCTTCAAAACAAAGAACAGCTTTACTAAATTCAGTTGCAATTCAAAACAATAATGCTGTTGGAATTCCAGCTTCATTAGTAAGCAGAAGACCAGATGTAAAAAGTGCTGAATTGGCTTTAAAAATCGCCAATGCTAATGTTGGAATCACAAAAGCCGATTTATATCCGACATTGAGAATTACAGCTCAAGGCGGTGTAAATTCTTTTGAAACCAGCACTTGGTTCAATATTCCAGCTTCGCTTTTTGGAACTGTAGCAGGAGGTTTGACACAACCTTTATTGAACAATAAAAGACTAAAAACGCAATATAATATTGCTGTCGCAGAAAGAGAAAAAGCAGTTATCAATTTCAGACAATCGGTTTTGATTGCTGTGAGCGAAGTTGCTGATGCTTTAATTGTAACCGAGAAATTACAACAACAAGAAACTTTTCTTCAACAAAAAGTAAAAACGTTGCAACAAGCGATTAAAAATGCCAATTTGCTTTTCAAAAACGGTATGGCAGAATATCTTGAAGTTTTAACTGCACAAGCTAATCTATTACAAAGCGAATTAGAATTAGCAGACATAAAAAGACAACAATTAACAGCCAATACTGAATTGTATCGCGCACTCGGCGGAGGCTGGAAATAA
- a CDS encoding VOC family protein, producing MNIPAEHQTIMPYLILQGASKFNDFTKKVFGATETNTKSLRGDGTIMHAEITLNGSTIMITDEITDWAKQTANLFVYVPNADETYQKALENGASSLMELSDQDYGRTCGITDPFGNVWWITSVD from the coding sequence ATGAATATTCCAGCAGAACATCAAACGATAATGCCGTATCTGATTTTACAAGGCGCTTCAAAATTCAACGATTTTACAAAAAAAGTCTTTGGAGCAACTGAAACAAATACAAAATCACTACGCGGAGATGGAACCATTATGCATGCCGAAATTACTTTGAACGGAAGCACCATAATGATTACCGATGAAATAACAGATTGGGCTAAACAAACCGCAAACTTATTTGTTTATGTTCCAAATGCTGATGAAACCTATCAAAAAGCATTAGAAAATGGCGCCAGTTCTCTAATGGAATTAAGCGATCAAGATTATGGCCGAACTTGTGGCATAACTGATCCTTTTGGAAATGTATGGTGGATCACATCAGTAGATTGA
- a CDS encoding ABC transporter ATP-binding protein: MLKEKKNIDSKTKDKKQIPIIEIKNLHKTFGGENAVLKGVNLSVNKGEDLVILGRSGSGKSVTIKCIVGLIEPDQGEIKVFDENVLNLSKTDLNKMRVKIGFLFQSAALYDSMSVRENLAFTLRAHKRDLSAEEVEDEVMEALENVGLSDAIDKMPAELSGGMRKRIGLARTLILKPEIILYDEPTTGLDTITSREISELILDIKHKQKTSSIIITHDMACAKMTADRIMVLKDGVIHAEGTYEELEKDEDEWVRSFFE; this comes from the coding sequence ATGCTCAAGGAAAAGAAAAATATCGACTCAAAGACAAAAGACAAAAAACAAATTCCAATTATTGAAATCAAAAATTTGCACAAAACTTTTGGCGGTGAAAATGCCGTTTTAAAAGGTGTAAATCTCTCAGTCAATAAAGGCGAAGATTTAGTCATTTTAGGGCGTTCTGGTTCAGGGAAATCAGTTACCATAAAATGCATCGTTGGGTTGATCGAACCTGATCAGGGCGAAATAAAAGTTTTTGATGAAAATGTTTTGAATCTCAGCAAAACTGATCTCAACAAAATGAGAGTCAAAATTGGTTTTTTATTCCAAAGTGCCGCTTTATATGATTCAATGTCTGTGAGAGAAAATCTCGCTTTTACACTTAGAGCACACAAAAGAGATTTGAGCGCCGAGGAAGTCGAAGATGAAGTCATGGAAGCACTTGAAAATGTAGGCTTGAGTGATGCCATTGATAAAATGCCAGCAGAATTATCTGGAGGAATGCGAAAAAGAATTGGTTTAGCAAGAACGCTGATTTTAAAACCCGAAATCATTTTGTATGACGAACCCACAACAGGTTTGGATACAATCACTTCAAGAGAAATCAGCGAATTGATTTTGGATATAAAGCACAAACAAAAAACCTCATCAATAATCATTACGCACGATATGGCTTGCGCCAAAATGACTGCCGACCGAATTATGGTTTTGAAAGATGGTGTTATTCATGCCGAAGGAACCTATGAAGAATTAGAAAAAGATGAAGATGAATGGGTACGTTCATTTTTTGAATAA
- a CDS encoding glycosyltransferase, with product MKTISNKSKIVFLSTFPPTQCGIATYTQDTIKGITNVFGKSITCEICELVDKPKENPTQAYTLNTKNREEYAQVAEEINKDQDVKLVHIQHEFGLFGGNYGDHLLDFLNAIKKPLTFTFHSVIPNPNNELKTFVKLLLSYSNSVFVMTNKSREILMNDYDIPEAIITTMHHGTHIVVYETPHQAKAKFNIQDRLVLSTFGLLGEGKNIETGLHALAKIIEKEPNVLYLIIGRTHPNLIVDGVDAYRDKLESIVKELKLENNVRFINEYLDTNELLDYLKATDIYLFTSKDPNQAVSGTFSYAMSCACPLVASKIPHTLEVLTPELGILVDIGDVDQFAEATLKLISNEDLRHEMGIQAFSKTRAFSWENCAITHMNTYKKLFKNAAEIKFSYPDIQLKHIKKLTTDLGIIQFSKISIPDLESGYTLDDNARALITFCMHYQLTQDKADLPYILIYLDFIERCQKPNGSFINYVDQEYREHIEQNAEVNLEDSNARAIWALGIVISNANILPENISKKAEKCLLNSLKWAENIQSPRSIGFATKGLYHYHNAVPNLYVAAIINKLNTKLLANYEDHASENWQWFENYLTYANGILPESMLYAYLITNKPVYKKVAMDSLNFLLSKMFVNKEFKVISNQGWLQKNSVPRQYGEQPIDVSYTIQTLNAFYNAFQIPEYKHKMKSAFNWFLGKNHLGQIMYNPISGGGYDGLEKENVNLNQGAESTICFLTARLLMENFVHSETKVIPLMKTRRGIAINS from the coding sequence ATGAAGACGATATCAAATAAATCGAAAATAGTTTTTCTTTCCACGTTCCCTCCAACACAATGCGGAATAGCAACTTATACACAAGATACTATTAAAGGAATTACCAATGTTTTTGGCAAATCAATAACTTGTGAAATTTGCGAATTGGTCGACAAACCAAAAGAAAATCCTACCCAAGCTTATACTTTGAACACTAAAAACCGAGAAGAATATGCTCAAGTAGCGGAGGAAATCAACAAAGATCAAGATGTAAAATTGGTTCATATTCAACATGAATTTGGTTTATTTGGCGGTAATTATGGAGATCATCTTCTTGATTTCTTAAACGCAATTAAAAAACCTTTGACCTTTACTTTTCACAGTGTTATTCCAAACCCTAATAATGAATTAAAAACATTCGTAAAATTGCTTTTGAGCTACAGCAATTCGGTTTTTGTAATGACAAATAAGTCAAGAGAAATTTTGATGAACGACTATGATATTCCAGAAGCAATAATTACGACAATGCACCACGGAACGCATATTGTAGTTTATGAAACTCCTCATCAAGCAAAAGCAAAATTCAATATTCAGGATCGATTGGTATTATCTACTTTCGGACTGTTAGGAGAAGGAAAAAATATTGAAACTGGTTTGCATGCATTAGCAAAAATCATTGAAAAAGAACCAAATGTTCTTTATCTGATTATCGGAAGAACACATCCAAATTTAATCGTTGATGGTGTTGACGCTTATCGCGATAAACTAGAATCAATTGTCAAAGAATTGAAATTAGAAAACAATGTCCGATTTATAAATGAATATCTCGATACTAATGAACTTTTAGATTATTTAAAAGCAACTGATATTTATTTATTTACCTCAAAAGATCCTAATCAAGCCGTGAGTGGCACTTTTTCTTATGCAATGAGTTGCGCTTGCCCGCTGGTGGCATCAAAAATTCCGCATACGCTAGAAGTATTAACTCCTGAATTGGGAATTTTAGTCGATATTGGAGATGTAGATCAATTTGCAGAAGCAACTCTAAAATTAATTTCTAACGAAGATTTAAGACATGAAATGGGAATTCAGGCATTTTCAAAAACTCGAGCTTTTTCATGGGAAAATTGCGCTATTACACACATGAACACCTATAAAAAACTGTTTAAAAATGCTGCCGAAATTAAATTCAGCTATCCTGATATTCAATTGAAACACATTAAAAAATTGACCACAGATTTAGGCATTATCCAATTCAGCAAAATTTCAATTCCAGATCTAGAATCAGGTTATACTTTAGACGATAATGCGCGTGCTTTGATCACTTTTTGCATGCATTATCAATTAACACAAGACAAAGCAGATTTGCCATACATATTAATTTATCTGGATTTCATCGAAAGATGTCAAAAACCAAACGGCAGTTTCATCAATTATGTCGATCAAGAATATCGCGAACATATCGAACAAAATGCCGAAGTAAATCTAGAAGATTCAAATGCAAGAGCAATTTGGGCGTTAGGAATTGTGATTTCAAATGCCAATATTCTTCCTGAAAACATTTCTAAAAAAGCAGAAAAATGTTTGTTGAATTCCTTAAAATGGGCCGAAAACATTCAGTCACCTCGTTCAATAGGTTTTGCAACAAAAGGATTGTATCACTATCATAATGCTGTTCCTAATTTATATGTAGCGGCTATTATCAATAAATTGAACACAAAACTGCTTGCCAACTATGAAGATCACGCTTCAGAAAATTGGCAATGGTTTGAAAACTATTTGACCTACGCAAACGGAATTTTACCCGAATCAATGCTTTACGCTTATCTAATTACTAATAAACCCGTGTACAAAAAAGTTGCTATGGATTCATTAAATTTTTTGTTGTCAAAAATGTTTGTCAACAAAGAGTTTAAAGTAATTTCGAATCAAGGATGGCTTCAAAAAAATTCAGTTCCGAGACAATATGGAGAACAGCCTATTGATGTTTCTTATACTATTCAGACTTTGAATGCTTTTTACAATGCATTTCAAATTCCGGAATATAAACATAAAATGAAGTCCGCTTTTAATTGGTTTTTGGGAAAAAATCATTTGGGCCAAATCATGTATAATCCAATCAGCGGCGGTGGTTACGACGGACTAGAAAAAGAAAATGTAAATCTCAACCAAGGCGCCGAATCTACAATTTGCTTTTTAACAGCGCGTTTGTTAATGGAGAATTTTGTTCATTCAGAAACCAAAGTGATTCCGCTAATGAAAACCCGCCGTGGTATCGCAATAAATTCTTAA
- a CDS encoding ABC transporter permease, whose product MILSLKNTFSQIGSATLFASRFFKELLIPPYEAKEFLRQCYVIGYKSFPLVAITGFIMGLVLTIQSRPTLVTFGAESWLPGMVALSLIREIAPVITALICAGKISSGIGAELGSMKVTEQIDAMEVSAINPYNYLVVTRILACTLMVPILVFFADAIGILGGYAGINIHGDVTFRRYLTQIVQSLEFLDVIPATIKTFFFGFFIGMIGCFKGFNAANGTESVGRAANSAVVTASLSIFIIDMVAVQITDLFF is encoded by the coding sequence TTGATTCTCAGCTTAAAAAATACATTCTCACAAATTGGAAGCGCAACTCTATTTGCCTCACGATTTTTTAAGGAACTTTTAATTCCTCCATACGAGGCAAAAGAGTTTTTGAGACAATGTTATGTCATTGGTTATAAATCTTTTCCTTTAGTTGCTATAACCGGTTTTATTATGGGTTTGGTTTTAACCATTCAATCGCGACCAACTTTAGTAACTTTTGGTGCCGAGAGCTGGCTTCCGGGAATGGTTGCACTTTCGTTGATTCGAGAAATTGCGCCTGTCATTACAGCATTAATTTGCGCCGGAAAAATTTCATCTGGAATTGGTGCCGAATTGGGCTCAATGAAAGTTACAGAACAAATTGATGCCATGGAAGTTTCGGCCATTAATCCTTATAATTATTTAGTTGTAACACGAATTTTGGCCTGTACGTTAATGGTTCCCATATTGGTCTTTTTTGCCGATGCAATAGGAATTTTAGGAGGTTATGCAGGAATCAATATTCATGGTGACGTGACTTTTCGCCGCTATTTAACCCAGATTGTGCAATCCTTAGAATTTTTAGATGTGATACCAGCGACAATCAAAACTTTTTTCTTCGGTTTCTTCATCGGAATGATTGGCTGTTTTAAAGGTTTTAATGCCGCAAACGGAACTGAAAGTGTGGGACGCGCCGCAAACTCGGCCGTAGTTACAGCTTCATTAAGCATATTTATTATTGACATGGTCGCAGTACAGATAACCGATTTATTTTTTTAA
- a CDS encoding DUF1328 domain-containing protein, giving the protein MTHWTITFIVLAVIAGILGFGEIGNDPSFIGQAFFVVFLILTFITIIIGKLKVTR; this is encoded by the coding sequence ATGACACATTGGACTATTACTTTTATTGTTCTAGCAGTTATAGCTGGAATTTTAGGTTTTGGAGAAATTGGAAATGATCCCTCTTTTATTGGGCAGGCTTTTTTCGTTGTATTTTTGATTTTAACTTTTATAACAATAATAATTGGAAAGTTAAAAGTGACTCGTTAA
- a CDS encoding pesticidal protein Cry7Aa, translating to MEIASAQGITATKHGIILEKTERTFEELGVLNPAIYQDGNTIHMFYRAAKRGNFSTIGYCRFEGPETLVERRTEPIFVPEYIYEIHGVEDPRITKIDDTFYMTYVTYDGINACGALATSKDLISFKKKGIITPKFILNEFTNLIRKHLQNPSIAKILAFNTERNYPLTETIKENLFVWDKNVVLFPKKIDGKFIALHRLFPSIQLFSFEKKSELTIEFWKDYIKNLPDHIILEPKFDHETSHIGPGAPQIETKDGWLLIYHAAEKREKGLVYHACVALLDLDNPAKVLARLAKPIITPSEYYERHGYVNYVVFPTGTAIFDNQLYIYYGAADDKIAVASLNLNDLLTELKQNPHEDDIK from the coding sequence ATGGAAATAGCGTCAGCTCAGGGTATAACAGCCACAAAACATGGAATTATTTTAGAAAAGACAGAGCGCACCTTTGAAGAATTAGGTGTTTTAAACCCGGCAATTTATCAAGACGGAAATACCATTCACATGTTTTACAGAGCGGCAAAAAGAGGAAATTTTTCAACTATAGGATATTGCAGATTTGAAGGACCAGAAACATTAGTCGAACGACGTACTGAACCTATTTTTGTTCCAGAATATATTTATGAAATTCATGGTGTCGAAGATCCACGAATTACCAAAATTGATGACACATTTTATATGACGTATGTTACATACGACGGAATAAACGCTTGTGGTGCATTGGCAACATCAAAAGATTTAATTTCTTTTAAAAAGAAAGGAATCATTACTCCAAAATTTATTTTAAACGAATTTACAAACTTGATTAGAAAGCACTTACAAAATCCAAGCATTGCAAAAATATTGGCTTTCAACACCGAAAGAAATTATCCTTTGACGGAAACCATTAAGGAAAATTTATTCGTTTGGGATAAAAATGTGGTTCTTTTTCCTAAAAAAATTGACGGAAAATTCATAGCTTTACATAGATTATTTCCTTCAATTCAACTTTTTTCTTTTGAAAAGAAAAGCGAACTAACAATTGAATTCTGGAAAGACTACATCAAAAACTTACCAGACCATATTATTCTGGAACCCAAATTTGACCATGAAACCAGTCATATTGGTCCAGGTGCCCCGCAAATTGAAACCAAAGATGGATGGCTCTTGATTTACCATGCCGCCGAAAAACGTGAAAAAGGTTTAGTATATCATGCCTGTGTCGCTTTGTTGGATCTTGATAATCCTGCAAAAGTACTGGCTAGATTAGCAAAACCTATTATCACGCCATCAGAATATTATGAACGACACGGTTATGTAAATTATGTGGTTTTTCCAACCGGGACAGCCATTTTTGATAACCAGCTCTATATTTATTACGGTGCCGCCGATGACAAAATTGCGGTGGCCTCATTGAACTTGAACGACTTATTAACTGAATTAAAACAGAATCCCCATGAAGACGATATCAAATAA
- a CDS encoding Crp/Fnr family transcriptional regulator produces the protein MTSDQQNYLNNLKLYFESYAPISERSWKLIENLTYFQTIKKGEILLENGEICKNLYFIAKGILRTFITDEQGNFYNKNLFFENKLACSKVSSILQTPSSFTIEALEDCILITLDYKKYTQLINENDDLKTFYIAYLEKNWIIEKEQREIALVMQNATERYLSFLEKHPTVADRIPLLHIASHLGITPTQLSRIRKNLEKVL, from the coding sequence ATGACATCTGACCAACAGAATTACCTCAACAATCTAAAATTATATTTCGAAAGTTACGCTCCGATCTCTGAAAGGTCATGGAAATTGATTGAAAACCTGACCTATTTCCAGACCATCAAAAAAGGAGAAATATTACTCGAAAATGGGGAAATCTGTAAAAATCTTTATTTTATTGCAAAAGGAATTCTACGAACTTTTATTACAGACGAACAAGGAAATTTCTATAACAAAAACCTTTTTTTCGAAAACAAACTTGCCTGTTCTAAAGTCTCATCAATACTGCAAACTCCTTCGAGCTTTACAATCGAAGCTTTAGAAGATTGCATTTTAATCACTCTCGATTACAAAAAATATACGCAGTTGATTAACGAAAATGATGATCTTAAAACTTTCTATATTGCCTATTTGGAAAAAAACTGGATTATTGAAAAAGAACAGCGAGAGATTGCTCTGGTTATGCAAAATGCAACTGAAAGATATTTGAGTTTCTTAGAGAAACATCCGACTGTTGCAGATCGAATTCCGTTATTGCATATTGCCTCGCATTTAGGCATTACGCCAACACAATTAAGCCGAATCAGAAAAAATCTTGAAAAAGTTTTGTAA